A genomic region of Cannabis sativa cultivar Pink pepper isolate KNU-18-1 chromosome 1, ASM2916894v1, whole genome shotgun sequence contains the following coding sequences:
- the LOC115705985 gene encoding stemmadenine O-acetyltransferase, translated as MEVSIVSRELIKPSSETHHLKPNNLCLFDQLIPDTFVSVILFYPNNKLNIIIHDDHHDHLSKTITHLKKSLSETLTLYYPLSGRTKNNLYVDDFSTGVIFIEAKVKCQMSEFFQRRKNESQNLLVPFQPFCKEKTWPPLPPLAFQINLFSCGGIALGISMCHKNADAATLSNFLKSWTAFFTQSPHNIIKPDLSSPSLHFPSKTNEFLQNYTSLMDRMWFGEGDYVTKSFVFRSKSIETLKQKAKSERVPNPSRNEAISCLIWKHAMAASWAVFGSPKPSIAGQAVNMRPRMKPKLDGAVGNFFWWALAAFDPDEYSIESFDDDVELSDLAVQMHDATSGFFSGDFIDQVMSGNKEGVSEILNQLEYMCSIELAEPDFIMFTSWKGYFSDVDFGFGKPLSVGSIGKVGPAFRNLVILVDADDLYGKGSVEVFITLKAKEMALLESDQTFGSYI; from the coding sequence atggaGGTGAGCATTGTCTCAAGAGAACTAATCAAGCCATCCTCAGAAACTCACCATCTGAAACCAAACAACCTCTGCCTTTTTGATCAACTCATTCCTGATACTTTCGTCTCTGTCATTCTCTTCTATCCCAATAACAAACTCAATATTATTATCCATGATGATCATCATGATCACCTCTCCAAAACCATAACCCATCTGAAGAAATCCTTGTCAGAGACACTCACTTTGTACTACCCACTTTCTGGGAGAACCAAAAACAATCTATACGTAGATGATTTCTCCACTGGTGTTATTTTCATAGAAGCCAAAGTCAAATGTCAAATGTCAGAGTTTTTTCAGCGAAGGAAAAACGAATCTCAGAACCTACTAGTCCCATTCCAACCCTTCTGCAAAGAAAAAACTTGGCCTCCTCTTCCCCCACTTGCCTTTCAGATCAACCTTTTCTCTTGCGGTGGAATCGCGCTAGGCATTTCCATGTGCCACAAGAATGCCGACGCCGCAACGCTAAGCAATTTTCTCAAATCCTGGACAGCTTTCTTTACCCAATCTCCCCACAACATAATAAAACCCGATCTCTCTTCTCCTTCTCTTCACTTTCCTTCCAAAACAAACGAGTTTCTTCAAAACTACACTTCTTTGATGGACCGTATGTGGTTCGGGGAAGGAGATTATGTCACAAAGAGCTTTGTTTTTCGCTCAAAATCCATCGAAACTCTTAAACAAAAGGCGAAAAGCGAACGAGTTCCCAACCCGTCTCGCAACGAGGCCATCTCGTGTTTGATATGGAAACACGCGATGGCGGCTTCTTGGGCTGTGTTTGGATCCCCTAAGCCATCCATTGCTGGCCAAGCGGTGAACATGAGACCCCGAATGAAGCCTAAACTCGACGGAGCGGTTGGAAATTTCTTCTGGTGGGCACTAGCTGCGTTTGATCCAGACGAATATAGCATTGAGAGCTTTGATGATGATGTGGAGTTGAGTGATTTAGCGGTACAAATGCATGATGCAACTTCAGGATTCTTTAGTGGAGATTTCATTGATCAAGTGATGAGTGGTAACAAAGAGGGAGTGAGTGAGATTTTGAACCAGCTGGAGTACATGTGTTCGATCGAGTTGGCTGAGCCTGACTTCATTATGTTCACTAGCTGGAAAGGATATTTCAGTGATGTTGATTTTGGGTTTGGGAAACCGCTGAGCGTTGGAAGCATAGGAAAGGTTGGCCCTGCTTTTAGAAATTTGGTCATATTGGTTGACGCTGATGATCTGTACGGTAAAGGCTCAGTCGAGGTATTCATTACCTTAAAAGCTAAAGAAATGGCTCTCCTTGAGAGTGACCAAACTTTTGGGTCGTACATCtga
- the LOC133034010 gene encoding uncharacterized protein LOC133034010, translating into MCNFLQTKFVLPRDNPTFVDYGEYEMSKGLHDWRADCKKKWIQNIEELGQERADMSPPEGVTQEVWSDCIAYWSTDKQKARAAKNKESRGKMKFLGGWGSKPIVSHVVEGANPDTGELPTAVETFQKFHHKGNDWRNEFAQQAYEQMVEIAATQPAPTEDEPAEPAVDPTQYPRDLPVMTQVLGERSRHLRGFGHLPRLKGVGAKRAPATHPSAQPTVTMEQYEALQKKVEEAEQTTQHTRQQYETQQLYLRRFQDQFEYLSRAVPGFNLPPMDLPPLPTPGAGSSAAAGAGSSSQPPETQRNNDDDITRL; encoded by the exons atgtgTAACTTTTTGCAGACCAAGTTTGTCCTCCCACGAGATAACCCTACATTCGTAGACTACGGTGAGTACGAGATGTCAAAGGGTTTACATGACTGGAGGGCAGACTGCAAGAAGAAGTGGATACAAAACATTGAGGAGCTTGGACAGGAGAGGGCCGACATGTCACCTCCTGAGGGAGTAACTCAAGAGGTGTGGAGTGACTGCATCGCTTATTGGAGCACAGACAAACAAaag gcgagagcagcgaaaaataaagaaagtcggggtaagatgaaatttctaggaggctggggctccaagcctattgtttcacatgttgtcgagggg gctaaccccgacacaggagaactgccaactgcggtggaaacttttcaaaagtttcaccataaaggcaacgattggcgcaacgagttcgcgcaacaagcttac gagcaaatggttgaaataGCGGCAACTCAACCAGCGCCCACCGAAGATGAGCCCGCAGAGCCTGCTGTCGATCCTACACAGTACCCCCGAGACTTACCTGTTATGACACAAGTACTCGGGGAACGATCTCGGCATCTTAGAGGCTTTGGCCATCTCCCCAGACTGAAGGGAGTTGGGGCCAAAAGAGCACCTGCCACGCATCCTTCAGCCCAACCGACTGTTACAATGGAACAGTACGAGGCTTTACAGAAAAAAGTGGAGGAAGCGGAGCAGACAACTCAACATACAAGGCAGCAGTATGAGACACAACAACTCTACCTCAGACGATTCCAAGATCAGTTTGAGTATCTTTCTCGAGCTGTGCCGGGTTTCAACTTGCCTCCCATGGATCTTCCACCATTGCCCACTCCTGGTGCTGGATCGTCGGCTGCTGCTGGTGCTGGATCGTCATCGCAGCCTCCCGAGACTCAGAGAAACAACGATGACGATATTACCCGCCTATAG